In Fusarium verticillioides 7600 chromosome 6, whole genome shotgun sequence, the sequence CAGTGCTTCTCCCCCCAATTGGTGGGGTAACTATGGCGCGTTGGAGACGATGGACTGGAAGACCACTGCGGTCTCGAAGACAGTTCCAAAGGGCTCGTTTATTGGACCTTCAACTTGGAACTAAGTAACCAATCTTGTAAATGGTTGTTCATGGGCATGGTTTTGGGAAGAGAGATTTGGATAACTGAAGGAATTTCGAGGCGTTATGATCTAGACTATTTGTTACTTGGCAATGTTTCTTACTACGCGTGCGAGATACCTCAATGATGATTAATGTTCACGGACTTtttggaagaagctgtttggATATGAGTGAAAACTTACGAGCATTTGAATTACAGCTGTACCTTCAATTGAGATTTGAATTCATATCGTCATTCAGAGCCAATGAGTTTTCTTAACGAAATAACTGTTACACAAGACTCGATCAGTGGAAGGCAGAACTTAGTACGATGATGCTGGACTTGCAGCGATGCGGAGTAAGAAAATATaagactttagaagagggtgccaaaataaacttagtaaagtcccctaagcttagaaCAAAAtacctaaatcttttcatCCCTTAGGATTAAGGTactgagttttctttctcccCCTAGATAGGACATGTATTGTACCTATATACTATGGAAAAGAGAGAACGAAGATAAAGTATAAGATAGACAACTATCGTTTCTCATACCAAGGATGGCTAAAGGGGGAATAAAAGAAGAATAGAAGAGCGAGATAGCTTGAGAGGATATTCCAGCCTACCTTATTGTATTACCTCGACTCTTACATGGCAGACAGttccttaccttaggtacctgAAGGTAGATGATGGCATCTCCACTCTGCGCCTTCCACTGGCAACACTTTCATGAGACCGGGAGATGGCATCTGTAAGGCACCATCCTTGCCTTACTTGATGCATTGGCACTTACAGCACAGCACTTACATGCAATTGCATTCTCCCACGCCTTCAAAGGGAGGAGACGAGAAACTCATCGCGCCTAACACCAGTCGTACACCTCAATAACGCTAAATTTGGTGGCACTGCTGCACGTGACTGCAAATCCTTGCTCTTTCCCTATCTAGGTACGTAGCGTAAATCACCATCGCTCTTGCCATCTAGGGCAAACAAATCACATGATCCAACCCCCCACAGCTCCTCCCCAAAAATTCACTCCGGCAAAATTGGTCTCCCAAATTGAAGAATTCTCGATCGCCATTCAACTAACCGCCCAAACACCACAGCCAAGATGAGTACGTCGCCGCTCGTCAACTGCTCGCGAAACAACAGCAGACGATGCTTTTCCCGAGAGTAACTAAGAGTTTATGCTAATGCGTCTCAACAGCGAAGGGTACCTCCAGCTTCGGTAAGCGTCACAACAAGACGCACACCTTGTGCCGACGATGCGGTTAGTTCTTATGCCCTCTTGTCTCGCTGTTTAGGCAGCCCTCGATATGTGCAACGGATATTCGAAATATAGCCGACGCTGAATTTAAACGATGGCGGGAATCGAGGGATGTCTGAACGGCGAGGCTTGGAAACATTAAAGTGGACGGAAATACTGATGGGATCTGAAATAGGTCGCCGCTCTCTTCACGTTCAGAAGCATGAGTGCTCTTCTTGCGGCTACCCTGCTGCCAAGATCCGCAAGTGTACGTGAACTTCTCACAAATGGCGTTGAGAAACCGATATCGAGTGCTCGACGCTCTTGGACAGCATTACTAACTGCATCAACAGACAACTGGTCTGAGAAGGCTAAGCGAAGAAAGACGGTCGGCACTGGCCGCACTCGCTACCTCAAGGATGTGTCTCGACGATTCAAGAACGGTTTCCAGACTGGTACCCCCAAGGGCGCTCGAGGCGCTACTGCCGAGAAGGCCTAAATGGGGACCGCATCCCTTCTGATCCCTTCCACCACCTCTCTGGCCTAACCCTCTTCCACCACGGACGTTAAAAACACCCGCCTCTTCGAGAACATACAACAGCAATGGCGGCTCATAACATGAGCCTAGACCCAAGGACAATCTGGTTGGAACCGGAGTTAGGGTGGTGATTGGGACGGGCGGTCGTGTTTGTCGGTTCGTGGATGAAAGGAGTGTAAAGGAGCGGCTTGGAGCATGGGCATGGTGTTTTACATGTTTGAGCAAGgaagtaaaaaaaaaaggacCCTTTTGCTCTTCTGAGATTCCATAGGGTTTCGGTTACGAGGTTCTGAAATGGCATCTTGATTCTGCATCAACGTACCTATGGCTATTGAGCGGACCTACGTGAGGAAAAAATTTGGTCGACTGTCGTGGCAACTCACGTCTCGTGCATGACACCATACTGATTGAGGTGTGACCTGCAACTTGAAAGGCTGTCAAGCGGCGGTTCTGAGACCAACATCTTGCATGCCACGACGATTGCTCTTGGCTTTGATTTTGGTTTCTATTTAGCATCCATCATGTCCCTCTTTCAAAGACCTTAACACCGCCATCCGCAACAACATGATATAAATATTCAGTAGCACCACCCAAGGTCTCTGCTCCAGGTCCTGTAATACGTACTACTCCACTGACATCCCTCGCTGTCCCTGTATCAAGCATCCGTAGGGCCAAGACCATGTCAGCATGATGTGCTGAAGAGAGCAGGAGGCTGGCGTGCTCTCGTTCAAGCGTGGTAACTTGGGTAGCAACAAGAGGCACGTCGGCTGACAGAGTGAGTAGCGTACTGTGAACAAGCTGCGAAGGATTTAGCGATTGACACACTTCTTCTGAGCAGACTTACACTTCGTAGGCTAAGAACGGCGTCTTGAAGCGTGAGACTTGTGGTTGAGTCATCGGTGATAGCGAGAAGCGCATCAAGTTGGTCGATAATAAGGATCTTACGCGACGCACGCAAATCCGCGATAGCGCCTTCAATTTCCCCTTTGATATCTGCAAGCTCTGTACTCCGAAGCGTTCTCTCTTTTCGTGTGCCCGGTACCCCGTTCTTGGCTTCACCATAGAGTCCTGAGAAACCGTCGATGAATGTGAAGCGTCCTGCTCTGCTTAGGGCATCTAAATCAAGGCCCTGGCCAATATTAGTATTTGCCTGTACAAATAGTCCATTGATCTGTCTGTGAACTTGTTACCAATTTTGTAGAGCCCTCTCTCCAAAAGGCACCATCTCTCATGAAGCTCAGCAGTATGACGCCTGTGTCCTTGGTGCTCTCATCCCCATCTGCACTACCTCTCAGATATGAATACACATGGCGCAGAACCAGCCAGTTCGCGCTTGCACCAAGCACGCTGgtgacaagattgagcgAGGACTCTGGAGGCAGAGAGATGTAGGATTCCAAAAGATGAGGTATCCGTGAAGTAGAAGCCATTTCGGGATTGAAATATGGGGGATAATTATTAAGTTGATACAAAATATTCTGAGGGTTGAGTAGCACTGTGCGAGAAAATCAGTGCTTAGTGGAGCGAGAGGACACCGTAGAGATGGGGAAATTTGAACTACGAAGAAAATGTGTGAAGTATTATGTTCAAATCCGGGTTATGAGTAAGTAGGAGTCTGTGGAAGAAGGTCTTTTCCATCCGGTTGATTACCTTTTGCCAACATTACACAAACTTGGCCGTTCAAGGAGGGACGAAGCTGAAAATCATTGCAAATTTAACCTTATTAACACTCACTACCTACCTCGCGAATTCTGCGCTCCGATCTCTGAGAGAGAATATTCAACCTCGCCTTACTAGGGTGAACTGTTCCTTTATAGAGTACCGTCGTCATCAAGTCTAACAAAATTCTCAAGCCTGTTAACGCTCATGAGAAGATGGTAGTCTATATCTAACTAGCCATTTCTTAAGACTGGACTGGCCGAATCTTCCGCTAGTGACTTGCGTATGACACACGAATTTGTTCATGAATTCTAGGACCTCACACAACGGGCAAGGCTTCGTTTGAATCGACAGTTTTCGTTCGGCCtaacaacaacatccaatgTTCAAGGAAGCGAATACATTAACCTGGAAGAGCAGTACCATGGGAGGTATGTGACGGGCTTCATTGGGCCAGGCCTGCATTattcttgagaatggcactTGATATTTGGTATTGGCCGTACACACAAACGTCAAATTTAATTCTCTTCCTgaacttgatcttcatcgGGGAGAAGTGACCGAGAGCGAGCAATGACGAGTATTTCCACTATTTGAAGGGAGTAGATTTTAGGCCACAGATGCCTGTCTCCCAGTCCGacgtgatgatgctgctcaaGCATTTGTGATGGGTGTTATTGATGTCGTGGGCCCTATAGATATCTGGCTGTGATATTGTTGGCATGGTTCAGAAGGCAGAAAATATCCCGGAATCGCGTCTATTATACAAATAATTGTAGAGTTTTGGTGTTGCCCTATTTGCCAAACAGACCTCCAAAGACAGAcgaaccaccaccaccccCTCCTCCACGGCCACCATGTCTTCTGGCTTCAGTTCGGATCCATTCCTTCAGAAATTCCCTGTCCGCGAGCTTTCTGGCATCTGATACCTTGGTCGTTGTTTGTGCCTCCCCGCTATCGAAACTTAAGAGCGTGGGAATGCTGGTGATCATGTAAGTCATAGCTAAGTTGTGACTTCCTGACATGATATCCGGAGAATCAAACTCAACAGTCGCGAGAGACACtccaccctcctcctcgccaacgCCAGACTCAACAAGATCTCTGATGAGAGGGCTTACAACTTTGCAGGTTGAGCACCATGAGGCGGTCCACAGGGTCAGCAGGGGGTTCCGGGACGACGTCGAGAGTGAAAGGTAGGTTGAGAAAGAGTCATTGTTGCGGATACTAGCTGGCGGTCAACAGACAAGCTATTTCTCGGCAGAGGGAGACAAAGACAGCGATCGACAAATGGATTGCaagggggaggggggaaCATGTACTGAGACATGTGATCTATCAAAGCAGGCAATTTGTACTTACGGGGCGTATATCTGGTTCTTGGCTTGTCGCGATGTCGTCGAAGAGATTAAGGCTCGCTGGAATGAACGAGGTATCGTCTGTGCTTTGTTACGGAAAGGCCGGAGCCCAGTACGTAAGGTGAATGGGTGCATTATAATCTTGGAGATGAAccacagcctcaatggccaAAGCTGAAAGTGAAATTGGACCTAAAATGCTTTGGTAGGATGGAATTCAAGCGAAGATTTGGAGGTGAGCCATGGTAAGACGCCCATGTCAGGAATGATGTAATGACCCCAGCGACAGGACCCTTCACAAGGTGGGGGATGCATTGTTTACTGGGGCAGCTGCAGTGAGATGGGCCAGTGGTGAGCTTGCAGAGAGATACTGCAGAGTGCCGACCGCACGGGACACTGTTtaaacaacaacaaggcgGTCACGCGTGCAGCATCTACAGAAGTGAAACTTGGTTTAACCTGGAATCGTCCTTAGTTATGGCACTGCCGCCGCTCCCGCCAAGTagccaacccaacccaacccaacagGATGATGGGATAGATCCTTTGTCACCAGGCCTAGAGGCACGGGAGTGGAGTAGGAGTCGAGCCTGGTGATCCAACGTTAACCTTACTCGCGTTATCCGTTGAGTAGTGCCAGGTAGACCGTTACgagtccagtccagtcccTTATCAGGGAGAGGCATGGAAACCTTACCTACTTATAACCCTACCGCCTCCTCGTATTGCTTCTTTGTGAGGACATATTCCTCACAGCGAGCCAAAGTGGCatgttttcttcatctttttttGCCTCTTCCGTTGTATGATTACAGGCGGGGTTTGTTTTTGCcatatacctaggtacctttTCATACCTTATGGCTTGCAGCTGGTAACGACTTGAACACTCCACAATTATTGGACCCTGATGCCTTCCATCGCTTCGCGACGAAACTAACTGGCGTCCCATCTCGATCACACTCACCTATAAACATATTCCATTATCCATCATCCAATGTCCCTAACCTAGGATTCTGTGTCCAGCCTTACTTGGTTCTCCCTCCTCAAGGGCGCGCCCTGCATTAGAAGCTTTGTTTGCCCCTATATCATTATCCATTTGACACCTACAATCGAAGTATCCATCAAGGTCTATCCCCCCCTTCGAGCATCTCATCGAGAACCCCTCTTTACGCATCAGAAGTGAAATCCAAAACTCCAGTTTTCATTTGCATATTTGCTTGAGAAAGTCCTCCTTATGCAGTCAGAGAAATCAAATGTGCCCAGGTGGCGGCGCTTCCTgggcggcagcggcagcggaCCTACCGGTGCCAGGCCAGACGAATCGTACGGACCTTCCAGATGGAGCATGGGTGTTCTgaacgacaagaagactatTGAAGTTCCAGGTAAGCTCAAAAACTCACGTGTTTCTATGTCAAATTCGCAAGACTGACGCGTTATAGGTTCCGTGCTTCTTCTGGCATCACATCGCAATGAGCCTCTTGGTCTGCGAAATGTGCACGCCAGAACATCTCACTCATCCATTCCGGCTGGATTTCCTGTTGATACACGAAGgacatcagcctcatcagcagcggcggcggctgctgctgcctcAGTAGCGGAGAACCATGCTTCCCCCGACGAGAGTGAcggcaagaagaaaacaagcgATGGGGCTATCATCCTGGAACCACAGCCTGAAGAATCAGGAAATGACCCTTTGAACTGGCCTGCTTGGAAACGTGACATTGCCCTTTTGTCGCTTGGTTTCTATTGCATGATTGGCGGCGGCACAACTCCCATTATCGCCGCCGGCTTCACCGACGTTGCAGAGACATacgacgttgatgtcgagagGGTCGCTTTGACCACTGGACTCTACATGATGGGAATGGGCCTCGGCTCCGTTGTGTTCTCACCGACCGCTATCCTATGGGGTAAACGCCCAGTATATCTGGGCAGTGCTATCCTATTTATTGGGACATCACTCTGGGCAGCATGGTCTCCAAGCTTCAATTCTCTCCTCGCGGCCAGAGTCTTCCAGGGCTTTGCCGTTAGCCCTGTTGAATGTCTTCCATCAGCCACAATTGCCGaaatcttcttcctccatgaAAGAGCCTACCGCATTGGTATCTACActcttcttttgcttggcGGCAAGAATCTGGTCCCCCTTGTCAGTGCCGTCATCATTGGCGGTCTTTCGTGGCGTTGGGTTTTCTGGATCTTGGCTATGATTATTGCTTTTGGTGCTGtacttctcttcttgtttgtcCCGGAAACCTTTTGGGATCGCACCCCTCACGCAAGGCCTAAGCATCCATCCAAGCGTCCAAGTTTTCTTCGCCGACTCTCATCTCGTCATGCGGTTCCGCAAACTGGTGGAGAGGGGCTACTTCAGGGTGAGACTGAAGCACACTTCGCAGATGCGGAACATGCTCAAGATGGACGCCAATCACCTGCTGCTCTTCATCGAGGCCGGGATCTCCatgttggctttgctgaGTCTGGCGAcgctgctgaagaggcagcaGCGCCTGTGACTCCAGTTTCGCCTAGGGCGGTAGTCCATCCGTCTGGTAAAAACCCAGCTGCCCCAGGGGACGTCGGCAGCGCGACTGGAAGTGAGTCCAACAGTGCGTCTTTCAAGCTAGGTCCAAAcctcgagaacgagaagTTAGATGCATCGCAGCTCCAGGGTCCGCCCAAGATCCAGGCCTACACACACAACCTCCGTCAGCAGCCTCCAAAGTCATTCGTTCAACAGCTTAAGCCCTGGCATGGAAGGCTAAACAGTGATAGCTGGCTCAAGGTCATGGTCCGCCCTTTCATTCTATTCGCATACCCCGCGGTCCTTTGGTCAGCTGCCGTGTATGCTTGCTCTGTGGGTTGGCTTATCGTCATCTCGGAGTCGATTGCCATGATATACCGCGACAAGGATTCTTATAATTTCACCGCGCTCCAGACAGGCTTAGTGTATATCTCGCCTTTTATCGGTGGTATCCTGGGAACTGGCGTGGCTGGCAAGGTCAGTGACATtatcgtcaagatcatgtCCAGGCGTAATGGCGGTCTCTACGAACCTGAGTTCCGTCTTGTTATGGCCCTTCCCATCCTTATCAGCACATGCATAGGCCTCATGGGCTTTGGCTGGTcggcagaagaaaaagatcaTTGGATGGTCCCtaccttcttctttggagTTGTGTCATTTGGGTGCTCCCTTGGATCGACTACCTCCATCACGTTCTGTGTGGACAGTTACCGCCAATACGCCGGAGAGGCTTTGGTGACGCTTAACTTTTCAAAGAATATCTTACATGGACTTGTTTTCAGCCTCTTCGTCACGCATTGGTTGCATGGCGATGGCCCGAAGAAGGTGTATATTTGGATTGGTATAATCCAACTGCTTCTCATGCTGTGCACAATTCCTATGTACATCTACGGCAAGAGGGCACGCATGTGGACAGTTCGAGCAAATTTGATGGAGAAGTTCTGATTTCGAACGGGCATTGCTTGGAGTTTTGACACCTTTATTGCATGAGACAGAGCGCACCGCATGATTCCTTCGTTTTGACGATACGGAGTTTGTCTGTTTTGTTATTACTTACAACATAGGGCCTGGCACGCAAGTGCTATTGCATTGAATACCGAGACCCAGCATGATTAGAATGAATAATTCTGTTGGTCAAGATGACGATTAGTGGTATTATTGAGAACAGATTTGTGCATCCATTAATGTGGCTGTCGCTGGTGATTTCTATCGAATACTCGTGCAATAAGAGATTGGCTTGGCTGTTTAGCAGTTGCTTTCCACACCTTTGCCTTGATGGATGTCCTCCTCCCGATTCCGGTCTAAACTACCACAATATAGCAGGATATGTAACTAGAGTGCTGTAAACCTGCCCCTATCGA encodes:
- a CDS encoding 60S ribosomal protein L37; this translates as MTKGTSSFGKRHNKTHTLCRRCGRRSLHVQKHECSSCGYPAAKIRKYNWSEKAKRRKTVGTGRTRYLKDVSRRFKNGFQTGTPKGARGATAEKA